The genomic segment GATAACAGAACTCCTCAGATAATCTCTAAAGCTTTCCTCCAGTGGAAGGAAACTAACTTTGCTCACTCAGTGACATAAGATCAGACTTATTGGTGAACCTCACTAAATCAGGAAGACCAGGGCGAGCCTTTAACCACTCTTACTAAAGGTTACTGGCATGCTACCTTTGGTGCCAGACTCAGCCCAAAAATCAGGAAGCCTCCTACACTAAGTGTAAGTGGCAGCTGGACACTGATTAGCTGTTACTATATTTGaacaagctttatttttttattttcagaaaacatgctCTTATTTCATAtgcttttagtttcatttttaaattttactgctATGTCCATTCATTTGTTATCATGGGGTAATTCACCTACGTGtggttaatgttttatttgtactcCCACACAGTTGTTAggttttccttttgctttcGTGCTATAAAGCACATCAATGAATTTGCTAGAGCTCCTGAAATTAACtgcaacttgtttttattttttattataatttgttttccCTAAATATATAGTAAATGTCTAACAAGCCAACTAGACATCTTCATGGGAAAATTGTGACCAGCCCTCTCGTTGCAATGACACTTCCTGTATGGATGCAGTGAAGTTATAGGAGTAAATTCCAGCACATGATGTTAGGTAACACATCGTTACTGAGCCCACAACGCTCCCAGGGagagaacatgttttttttatgatccCACCTTGTCACGTTAAAGGGAGGATTGCATTTCTCTGTTAAGGCATTATGCCTGATACTAAGGacgaaagagaaagagagagggtaATTTGAAAACTTTGGACTCTGTGAGTGAAGTTTGCAGATGGCTTATCTCCTGTAACTgtgttgttttagtttatagactttgggttttttgtgttctgttttagatcatttattgattttattcaaaaaacttttcatcattCAATGACAGCTTTTATGCTTAATATAACATTATAAGAACATATTCTTCTCTTGTTTTGCAAATATTATTATaatgcaacacattttattgttgtttacaAAAGAGAGCGCCGCAATCACAAAGTGAACCGCTTAAACCCAGGAAGcagtcaaaaatatttctgattttctaaatctttctctctgttttacTATTTTAGCTCAAACTTTTGATATTGaatagaaatattaatattgcataGTTTTGTTTCTACTTTGCCCCTCTGGCTAAAGAAGAACCAAATATTTCCTATACATTAATGTGAAACCTAAAGATCCTAACCCTGTCTTCTTTAAAGCACTTCATGGCCTCAAATCCACAGACAGCTAAATCATAGCTAGTATTGTTACTCTTAGAAGATTCCAATTAAGGtgactattttgcttttttagcaGCTAAGTGGTGTGGGTTAATTTTAATACCAAAGttcttcttgtatttttctgacCCATGCTACGTAATTTGCAATGAAGAGAACCCCTGGAGTGATATATAAGATTACTAGACTGGAATAACCAGTTGCCTTTGCAGCAGCTATAAGATTACGAGTCTGGAATATCTAATCCGTGCCTCCTTACGTGCACTTTGAAATCCTGTCATCCTTAATAGATGAGCGTATGGGCTTTTGAGATTGAATTACCCAGATCATGTACACAAGATGAGCTGTTCAGGCACAATTAGCCTCTGTATATGAGGCAAATGCTCTACCACTATGCTgcatgacaaaatctgaaaagtggggTGCACAGTTTGCAgatggtagcactgttgcctcgCAATGAGAAGGTCCTGGATTTGAATCTCAGcctggagtttgcatgttctccatgtGCATTTGTAGCTTCTCcccaggtactctggcttcctcccacagtccaaaaccatgactgttaggttattTGGTATCTCTAAATTGTCATTAGGTGTGAGTGTATGGCTATTTGTTTTgcctgtctttgtttttccctGCAATCAACGGGTGacttgtccagggtgtacctcACCTCTCACCTTACTTAGATCGCATTGTAATTACTGATCAAAGTTGCACAAAACAGTGCCAGAGTGGCTAAAGAATATGGGCTTCTTGATTCGGGGTCCCCTAATTTCTGCAGGTCAACCCTTACACAgcttaaagacacagaggactTTAGATGTTCCAAATACTTGGATGACTTCAgtaagaaataaagcaaaagtaaCAGAggcacacgcctacacacactgACCAAAGGATCCACTGAAATTCTGTGGCCAACAGACAGAAACCCTGATGTCATAATATTGTCACAATATCACAAGGTGGGACTCTTTCTAAGTGTATCATATCACAAACTGTAAGCAAAGGAGTCATATTCTGcataaatgtgtcattttgtaattgtgaatAAAGATGGGGGACctctgagagaaaaaagatacCTGGATACCTAAACCTGACTAAAATTGTGATGACTAGCAGACAAAGATACTActtacaaacaaaagaaataaccattaaaaagtctaaaagaaTGGAAATCCATCCCAGTGATGAACCTGTGAGGATTTATTTCTGAGTCTGTAGCTCTGCAGATTCTTAAAGAGCTTTTTTGCACACTTCAATGTACTGTAAGTGACCTGTGTCATATTTTCACCCTTCACATGAAGTTGTGTTGGAAAAGCTTTGAACAGAGCAACATATGAATATGAGGAGATcatgatcatttattttttactttacttttttttctgaaatttaagAAACTATTTTATGTAGTTCACTAGCTCCAGTTACTTTTGTTACAGGGGATGCCTCGTTTTAGTCATTTaatatctttgttttctctgtacACTGAAACGTGAGCTTTTCCACtctaaagcaatttaaaaaaaatgtgttcaataaATCATGCGTTTGCTTTGCAACAGAATACTAGGAAGAAAATACTACATTAGAGACAGAATTTCAAAACAGATGAGACAATCAATATAAACAGAAGATAAATTTTAGcttaaaataattatgaaagGTGTTTCTTATCATTCTTATGTATTGAAAGAATAAAATTGTTGTTAAATAGCCAACAAAATTACATCAGTATAGTTTTTCTTCTATTCCAAAAATatctggaggttttttttctctctcttcagtGTTAAAGTTAGAATTTTCCTCTTCTGGGCAGAGGTCACCGTTTGCACCAGGAGCGGCTCAAAGTCGAACATCTGCGAAGGTGTGCTGAAGGTGTTTCTACCGATGCAGCACCAGTGTAGTTCACAAATAAGCCTGCTGATGGAGAATTGCTTTGTCAACACAGATTGTTTGTCGGTAAGGTGATAGTGTCATCAGGAAGGGCAGAGGAATGGATGATAGATGGAGGGCTACATGGGAGGGCGGAGGAAGGGGTGTAAATCGCTCTGGTACACCATCAGTTCCCCTGAGAAGAGTAACAATGCAGTAACTGCAGTCTACGTCATCCTGGAGTTCATATCTCATCTCTAGACCTCCCCTTTCTCACTTTTACTGTCACAAATCATTTTGCAGCGGAGGGGATTGATTATTTACTTTTGCTTTGACTCGTGCAGTCTGTGCTCCCACCCCCATCGATGTCCATCTTCCTGCTTCTGTCTTTGGGTGTAGCAAATTCGATAATGAGGTGTTTTAGTGGCAGGTCGTGCCTCGACTGACTTTGCTCTCAATGACGTGCCAGGCAATGAAGGAGCTTATGAAGAGGCCTATACATCTGAAGAATATCGAGTCAGCAATTACTGCTTGTCTGAGCAGATGCACATCCAGACATCTTTTCACATGCATGGGCTTTCCTTGGTTCAGTTGCTTTAGcacaaagttgacattttaaattcatgGATGCATGATGTTACCGTGACGACACATAATGAGGTGATAGTGTATGGTGATGAAAGGGGACACAGCAGAGACTGTCAAGTTTTCTGTGACCTTGAAGCTGCGTCCCTGAGCGCGTCTGCAGTGGTCCTGCTCGTACCGCAGTGTTAGAGGGGACCAGCAGACAGCCAGCTGCAGGCTGCAGCAGGACGACAGCCATATGCAGACAGGATATCTAGCATTAGAGCAGCAGTATTCAATCAGGAAACACAACACTCAACCTGTCTTACCAACTTGGTCACCCTTCCAAAAAAGTTTTAGGGAAACTTTAATTTGAAGTTTAAATCCTTGGAAAAactttatatgaaaaaaatacaaagaacagcagtttaaataaaggatttaattttttaatggtTAAAGAGACCTTCCTCACCCTCTGAGGATAAGAGCTTAAAATCTGTGCAATTTAGTTTAACTCTTGACTTTGTtagctttttaaacaaatatgagCTTGAAAAATCATTCCTGAACACTTTGCAACTTTAAGTAAAAGTATGTACAGATTTTATGTATGAAACTGGACCTCGCACTTGTTTACAAAAAATGAAGGATTTGTGTGTAAGGATAAGAAgataagaaaatacagaaacagatcagatgtcaGATGAAATAAGAGTTTGTGCCAAATCAGGATAGATGAAAAACAGTCTGAAGCCCCCAGGCAATCAGATGTTGTTGCAGATATTGACAAGTAGtgtaaaaaaggacaaaaatagtTCAATCCCGAAGGTCAGGATTTATCGGATCATCCTGCAAGTGGATGCTTAGTCTGCAGAAAAAAGGCAAGTGAGTGGGACCCACAGTCCCTTCCCCTCATCAAACAGCGATTGGCTCCAGCACAGTAAATCTCCTATCACAGAGCTTACCTATAATGTCTCCACTGACGGAGGAGGGAGCAGCCAGAACAAAGCCAGGTGACCCCTACATTTAGTGTACAGTCAGATACCTTTGTgggtattttattgtttatctgtgtttgtgtgtgtttgtgagagagtgagagagcagGGGTGTACGTTTGTGAGTTTGTGAGGGTGTATTCAGCTTCTCTGGTTTCGCTTATGGTGTTAAATTACTCAGTGAGAGCTTTAATACAGCTAGAGACACTCTTGATTGGAAGTTTGGATGAGGGAGTGTGAGGGAAGTGGGGAACAGAGCGGAGCTGGCAGGCAGGAcaaagagggcacagaaacttCTGCAGAGCCAGGGACATGGGTGAGTCCTCACTGCATGCATGTTGTGCCTCTTTGACAGTCAGGTCTGATGTTTATGTCTCCTTACAGTGAtaactgtttttgtaaatgtcGGGCGAGTGACAGATAATAACCTATCTGAATTGAAAGTTTTTTCTACATTCAGAAAAGTGTCTAATCAAAGGATGTCGATTCTTACTTCTTACGTCTTGGTGATGTCCTTTGTCTTCTCACTTGGACTCGTTCACCCTTTGTCACTAACATGGGACACTTAGCTCACATAATTATGCATCTATCATCTATAATTTCCTTATATAAGATTTAACTCTATACCCTTAACTGTCATGCTATCTGCTAAGCTAAGAATGGAATCTGAGTCATGCGAATCTCTTTGAGACTTGAAGGGCCCTCAGTGTCAAGTGAATTTCAGCCTTATGGTGTACGTTACAATTTAGTTACCTGTTCAAACCTGGCTAAAGGAAAGATAAACAGATACAACAGCTGTAAAACTGACAAACTACTTTGAACTCAAGAAGATTTATGATAGACAATGGAAATTACggttaaaaaatattgatgttaaaatataaaggaacaattttaatttttaattagtttatgGCATCAGTCATATATGGAGAATCAGTTGTTTTGCCAGAGGAAATAGTTTTGCTACGCATTATCAGCAATAATGCCCCATATGCTGCATGTAAGCACTTTCACGTCTGATATTGCAGTGTGAGATTTTGTTTAGGTCATTGGGAAGAAattgaagcagaaaaataactgcACATGCAGAGTGTCAGATGGCAGGTTCTTTGCTGATGCAAACAGGAGCCGACACAAAATCTCCTTATCAACAAAACTGGATTGCAGCACTTAAGAAGAATTTAATACGTCTCTTTTTATCACACTATTTTACAGATTAACCAAAGGCCTGAATCCAAACTTAGTGTCCAGCAGCCTGAATGGTAACCAGGAGGAGAGAAGCTCTGGCGCTATCTTCAGCGTGGCACTGGTTGAGGTTCATTCTCTGTCTCCGGAACCAGATTGACCATCATAGCTTGCATCAAAGCAGGCAATGGAGGTGCCGCTTgttaattttgaaaacatggACGATGTTGGTATCAACTTAGGTGACCCAAGTGACTCGGGTTACCCGACCTCACCCAACTCAGAGGCTCCTGATCAGAACTTGCTGGCCCACCGGCTGGCTTCTCCTCCTCAGTCGCCACGCAGAGGACGACGACAGCGTCAGTCTGGACAGGAAGGGTTGTCCCCCTCCACTCCTCCAACTCTTACCTCCAAGGCAAACTCCAGCAGTGGCAGTCTTATCTCCAGTCTGAAGCTCCTGGCAAACAGTGAGTCTCCCACTGACAGTGTCTTCAGTAAGATGCTAAAGGATTATTATGAGAATGAAGATCTGTTCGAAAAGCACTGCCTGGAGGAGAAAGATGAGAAAGTCGTCATAAATATTTCTGGCTTGATGTTTGAAACCCAACTCAGTACCCTGAGTAAGTTTCCAGAGACACTGTTGGGTGATCCCATGAAGCGGTTACAATACTTTGACCCAATGAAGAATGAGTATTTTTTTGATAGAAATCGTCCATCATTTGATGGGATTCTCTACTATTACCAGTCAGGAGGGAGACTCCGCAGACCAGCCAATGTTCCCTTAGACATTTTTGCTaatgaaattgttttctatGAGTTGGGCCATGAAGCAATGGAGCAGTTTCGTGAAGATGAAGGGTTTATTAAAGAACCTGAAGTCCTCTTACCCACCAATGAACTGAAGAAGCAGTTCTGGCTCCTCTTCGAATACCCTGAGAGCTCCAGTGCGGCCAGATCTGTGGCTCTGGTCTCTGTCTTTGTCATTGTCATTtccatctttattttctgtctggaGACTCTTCCGGAGTTCAGGGATGACAGCGATTTTCCTCCAGGTTTCATCCAAATGATCAATGGAACTGCCTCTTACCCTGCCCCTAAAACTGTGTGGACATATCTCACGGACCCATTTTTCATTGTGGAGACTATTTGCATTATATGGTTCTGCTTTGAGCTTGGTGTCCGTTTTGTGGTTTGCCCCAGTaagagtgatttttttaataacatcatGAATATTATTGACATTGTGTCTATAATTCCTTATTTTGTCACCCTGGGAACCGAGTTGGCCACAAAGCCGGACGAAGATTTGAATGCAGGTCAGAATATGTCCTTGGCAATTCTAAGAATCATTCGACTTGTGAGAGTCTTCAGAATTTTTAAGCTCTCCCGCCACTCCAAAGGTCTTCAGATTTTGGGTCAAACCCTAAAAGCCAGCATGAGGGAACTGGGGCTGCTaatcttcttcctcttcattgGAGTCATCCTTTTTTCCAGTGCCATCTACTTTGCAGAAGTGGATGAGCCCCAGACGCAGTTTGTTAGCATCCCTGATGGCTTCTGGTGGGCTGTGGTATCCATGACCACTGTTGGTTATGGGGACATGTGCCCAATTACAATGGGAGGCAAAATGGTCGGCACCCTCTGTGCCATTGCTGGTGTCTTGACCATTGCCCTGCCAGTCCCTGTCATTGTCTCCAACTTCAACTATTTCTATCACCGTGAGACCGAGCAGGAAGAGAAACAAGTGATGGATGCAGCTGCAGAAGCTGCCCAGAAAATGTCAGCTGCTAACAAGTATGGAAGTACCCTTTCTCTCAACAAGAGTAATGGCacatttcaaaatgagaaaaatggcATGCACTGAGAAAGATAagtaatttttattaatgttagaGGAAgatagacatttaaaaaattaagcatATGTGTTAATGAGACAAACTTGGTTTATTCACTCATCTTTTTGTACTTCAAAACACTTGTGCAAATGATTACAGTATTATTAGGCACCATGTGGTGAGACAACCAGTACACAAACTGTCTGTCTGCATGTAGATGTGTCAAAGTGCAATTAACATAACTCAGCAACTACTGTTTCAGTAACTCAGAGAATACACGGTGCAGCAAAATAGGACTTCTACAACAGACCGACATTCCACCTAAAAATTGGCTTGCTTAGACAGAAATAGTGTATATTTGTCcatcagatgaaaacaaatcaagtaATCTGAGCTCACATAGTTCATTGTTAGTCTACACTTTATCATACTCAGCAAAATCAAGATTGATCTTGGCAACATGTTCAAGGGCAGGCAAGTGTTGGACGGTGTAACAATAGACATTGGCATACACATTGTCTTCTCAGCAGGTCTATAGGTGCAAACGTACAGCCTGCGGCACCTTTCCATGTAACACTATCTGTGTGATAAATAGCTGGCAGAGTAGCGTGTCTGCTATTAATCTTATAGCTAGCCTGCAAACTTAAATATAAACCTGCTTAATCTTCACCATACATGAAAAAGGTTTGCATGCAGCAGTTTTAGTGATCAAAAAGGCAGGTTGCTTTTTTTATCCACAGGTTTTATTATTAGAATTTGGCACCAAGCCCAGATGAACATGGTTTTGGCTGTAAATGGAACATGTCAACACTTGTTGTAAAGTGAACTTACCCTTTAAAACTGCATCACTTCAttgcactgaaaatgtttttctatgtgTGTCTTAAGCACTTTAGGAGCTTCACATCATCCATTGTTGGCAGGGAAAATGTGTTTAAGTATACAGAAATGTGAGATAATATATATAGACTAGACTAGGttagggcaaaaaaaaagaagtttttttaaagtattttttcatctgCCTTTTTATCTCTTA from the Xiphophorus maculatus strain JP 163 A chromosome 20, X_maculatus-5.0-male, whole genome shotgun sequence genome contains:
- the LOC102216973 gene encoding potassium voltage-gated channel subfamily A member 10-like produces the protein MEVPLVNFENMDDVGINLGDPSDSGYPTSPNSEAPDQNLLAHRLASPPQSPRRGRRQRQSGQEGLSPSTPPTLTSKANSSSGSLISSLKLLANSESPTDSVFSKMLKDYYENEDLFEKHCLEEKDEKVVINISGLMFETQLSTLSKFPETLLGDPMKRLQYFDPMKNEYFFDRNRPSFDGILYYYQSGGRLRRPANVPLDIFANEIVFYELGHEAMEQFREDEGFIKEPEVLLPTNELKKQFWLLFEYPESSSAARSVALVSVFVIVISIFIFCLETLPEFRDDSDFPPGFIQMINGTASYPAPKTVWTYLTDPFFIVETICIIWFCFELGVRFVVCPSKSDFFNNIMNIIDIVSIIPYFVTLGTELATKPDEDLNAGQNMSLAILRIIRLVRVFRIFKLSRHSKGLQILGQTLKASMRELGLLIFFLFIGVILFSSAIYFAEVDEPQTQFVSIPDGFWWAVVSMTTVGYGDMCPITMGGKMVGTLCAIAGVLTIALPVPVIVSNFNYFYHRETEQEEKQVMDAAAEAAQKMSAANKYGSTLSLNKSNGTFQNEKNGMH